The Paenibacillus sp. 481 DNA window TAAAGTGTTGCAGCACAAAATTATTGGAGTAGATGGGTATAAGAAAGTAAAGGAGCTATTAAAGGGTAATTAAAGAGCTATTAAAGAGCGAACAAAAGGATACAATAGCAAGTGACTTAACATGTGGTTGTCTCTTCAGTATATTTACTGTGGGGGGAACCACTTTTTGTATGCAGTGACAAGCGTTCACGGATAGTGCTTCGCTTTTGTGGTATAATAGGGCGTTAGAAATTCATTTGGTTGCTGGTCGGATGGAGGAGGGCATAGGAGCATGTTTCAAACAGCGGAATTTGCTTATCGTTCGATGAACGAAGCGGATACGGAGAAATTGGCTGTACGGTTGACGGAAAAGTTTCAGCCAGGAACGGTCATCGCCCTTGATGGGGACCTTGGTGCGGGTAAGACACGCTTTTCGCAAGCTGTCGCTCGTGCACTTGGCGTAAAGGATGTCGTTAGCAGCCCAACTTTTACAATCATTAAAGAATATGAAGGCGAACAAATGCCTCTTTATCATATGGATGTGTATCGTATTTCAATGGCAGAAGCGGACGAGCTCGGCTTGGACGACTATTTTTACGGTGAAGGCGTGTCCTTGGTGGAGTGGTCAAGCATCGTGACGCCGATTTTGCCAACGAAATATTTGCATCTGTTCTTGCAGTATGAAGGTGAACACGAGCGGATCATTCGGTTGACGGCTTATGGCGAGCCGTACATTTCTTGGGTTAACGAACTAAAACGGATGGGAGTATAAGAATGATGGAACAACAAGCAGTTCAACTGCTAGCAATTGATACATCGACGAATGTGCTGGCCGTTGCCGCACTGCGTGGGAGTGGAATGGCGCCGCTAGCGAATCTTCAATCAGAGGCAGAGCGTAATCACGCGATTAAGCTTGTTCCAGCGATGCAAGCGATGATACGTGATCTCGGTTGGACGCAAGACGATGTAAATGTGCTGGCCGTCGGTATTGGGCCGGGATCTTACACAGGAGTACGCGTTGCTGTTACGGCGGCAAAGACGCTCGCGTGGGCTTGGCGCAAGCCTGTTGTGGGTGTGTCGAGCTTACATGCGTTAGCTTTGAGTGGCTGGGAAGCGGCGCAGCAGCACATGGAACAAGCGCAAGGTTCAGTATGGGTGTATCCGCTTATGGATGCGCGTAGAGGACAAGCTTATACTGCGCGCTTTGCTTTTGAACATGGTGAGCGAGCAGCGGTGGACAGCTTAGGTGTTCGTCAAAATGAAGACAGCATTCGCTTAGTTGCTTCGGTTGTTGAGGAAGCAGAGGTGTTGCTTGCTCATAATGAAGGCCAACCGCAAGCGCAAGTCTGGCTTGTGGGCGATGTAGAGCCTCACCGTGAGCTACTGGAGGCGCTTCAAGCGAAATTAGGCAGCCGTGTTCGTATCGTAGGCTGTAAATTAAGTGCGGCTTGGATCGGCCGCTTGGCGCTTGCTGATCTAGAGCGGGGCGTGCCAACTGCCGATATCCATCAGTTGGAGCCTAACTATGCGCAGCTAACGGAAGCGGAAACCAAACTGCTAGCGAAGGAAAGAGAAGAAAGGGCAGCGCGAGCAAACGATGTTGCAAGCAGCTCGCCATCATAATGACTCGGAAAGGACGGTCACTTCATTGAGCAAAACAGAACGATTTGACGAATTAGCCCCACAATCGACTTCGTCAGCACCGATGTTTAGAGCAATGGATATCGACGATATTCCAGGTGTTATGACCGTGGAGCATGCTTCGTTTACTGTACCATGGTCGGCTGATGCTTTTCGCAATGAGATGCTGCACAACCAGAACGCCAAATATATCGTAATGGTTTGTGATGAGCAAATTGTTGGCTATGCAGGAATGTGGACCATCTTAGACGAGGCTCACATTACAAATATCGCTATTTACCCTGATTATCGAGGACGAGGTCTTGGTCAACAGCTGCTCTATCAGTTGATGGAGCTTGCTGTTTATTGTGGCATGGTAAGTATGACGCTGGAAGTTCGGGTATCGAATCAGGCGGCTCAACATTTATATACCAAATTTGGCTTTATCGCAGTTGGGGTTCGTAAAGGGTACTATTCAGATAATCAAGAGGACGCACTTATTATGTGGGCGGATTTAAAGCAGTTCGCACCGATCATTATTTCCAGTGAGTCCAATCAATAAAGCAGGTGAATTCATTGACATTCATACAATCGGACGAAAAAGATAGTATTATTTTGGCGATAGAGACGAGTTGTGACGAGACATCTGTCGCTGTCGTACGCAATGGTCGCGAAGTGCTTTCTAACATGGTGTCAAGCCAGATCGATGTTCATCAGAGATTTGGCGGTGTCGTGCCAGAAATCGCTTCGCGTAAACATGTGGAGACAATTACGGTCATGATTGAGCAAGCGGTCGAGCAGGCTGGCATTACGATGCAAGATGTCTCTGCGATCGCGGTTACACAAGGCCCTGGCCTAATTGGCGCTTTGCTAGTAGGTAATGTAGCAGCTAAATCGCTCGCTATGGCGTTCGATATTCCGCTAATTGGCACACATCATATCGCAGGACATATTTATGCGAATCAATTGGTTGCAGAGCTTCAATATCCTTGTATGGCCTTGGTCGTTTCAGGCGGTCATACCGAATTGGTGTATTTAGAAGCAGAAGGTAAGTTCCAATTGATCGGCCGGACGCGTGATGATGCGGTTGGCGAGGCTTATGACAAAGTGGCTCGTGCCATTGGTCTGCCTTACCCAGGTGGCCCGCACGTTGATCGCTTAGCTACGGAAGCTACGGAAACGGTCGATCTGCCGCGTTCGTGGCTGGAGCCAGATTCGTACGACTTTAGCTTCAGTGGCTTGAAGTCCGCGGTGTTGAACGTCATCAACCAGACTCGGATGCGCGGTGAAGAGCCGAAGTACGGGGCTATCGCTCATGGCTTCCAGCAGTCTGTAGTCGACGTCCTCGTCGGTAAATCGATGCGCGCTGTCAAGCAATACAACGTGAAGCAATTGCTGTTGTGTGGCGGAGTTGCGGCTAATCGTGGTTTACGCGAGGCATTAACGAAGCAGTGTGAAGATGAGGGAGTGCCGCTTATTATTCCGCCGTTCGAATATTGTACCGATAATGCAGCAATGATCGGGGCGGCCGCCTATTTGAAATGGAAGCACGGTCAATTTACGGAGCTTGATTTCACAGCACATCCTCAGTTTTCGTTGGAACAATGGTCGGTGTAAATCGATTGCAATATGTGAAGCTTGAAAGCGGGTCTGCATAGCGATGCAGGCTCGTTTTTGGCTTTTTTTGATTTTTGGCATTCGTGAGTGCTTATTTTTAAATAACATTCAAACAATCAATTGAATATTATAATGAATTGAGTTATAATAACAATCAATCAAGGAGAGTTTATTATTAAATCCGAAAGGGGTTTTCTAAATATGGGACTGCATCATGGGCATAGTCATGGACACGGACACAGTCACGGGCATGGTCATCATCACGGAGGCGGGGCGAACAAAAAGGCACTTTTGTTGTCTTTGATCATCATTTCGATATTTCTTGTGGTTGAAGTTATTGGGGGCTTTATTACAAACAGCTTGGCGTTGTTGTCTGACGCTGGACATATGCTAAGCGAT harbors:
- the tsaE gene encoding tRNA (adenosine(37)-N6)-threonylcarbamoyltransferase complex ATPase subunit type 1 TsaE, translated to MFQTAEFAYRSMNEADTEKLAVRLTEKFQPGTVIALDGDLGAGKTRFSQAVARALGVKDVVSSPTFTIIKEYEGEQMPLYHMDVYRISMAEADELGLDDYFYGEGVSLVEWSSIVTPILPTKYLHLFLQYEGEHERIIRLTAYGEPYISWVNELKRMGV
- the tsaB gene encoding tRNA (adenosine(37)-N6)-threonylcarbamoyltransferase complex dimerization subunit type 1 TsaB, with the translated sequence MMEQQAVQLLAIDTSTNVLAVAALRGSGMAPLANLQSEAERNHAIKLVPAMQAMIRDLGWTQDDVNVLAVGIGPGSYTGVRVAVTAAKTLAWAWRKPVVGVSSLHALALSGWEAAQQHMEQAQGSVWVYPLMDARRGQAYTARFAFEHGERAAVDSLGVRQNEDSIRLVASVVEEAEVLLAHNEGQPQAQVWLVGDVEPHRELLEALQAKLGSRVRIVGCKLSAAWIGRLALADLERGVPTADIHQLEPNYAQLTEAETKLLAKEREERAARANDVASSSPS
- the rimI gene encoding ribosomal protein S18-alanine N-acetyltransferase, translated to MFRAMDIDDIPGVMTVEHASFTVPWSADAFRNEMLHNQNAKYIVMVCDEQIVGYAGMWTILDEAHITNIAIYPDYRGRGLGQQLLYQLMELAVYCGMVSMTLEVRVSNQAAQHLYTKFGFIAVGVRKGYYSDNQEDALIMWADLKQFAPIIISSESNQ
- the tsaD gene encoding tRNA (adenosine(37)-N6)-threonylcarbamoyltransferase complex transferase subunit TsaD, translated to MTFIQSDEKDSIILAIETSCDETSVAVVRNGREVLSNMVSSQIDVHQRFGGVVPEIASRKHVETITVMIEQAVEQAGITMQDVSAIAVTQGPGLIGALLVGNVAAKSLAMAFDIPLIGTHHIAGHIYANQLVAELQYPCMALVVSGGHTELVYLEAEGKFQLIGRTRDDAVGEAYDKVARAIGLPYPGGPHVDRLATEATETVDLPRSWLEPDSYDFSFSGLKSAVLNVINQTRMRGEEPKYGAIAHGFQQSVVDVLVGKSMRAVKQYNVKQLLLCGGVAANRGLREALTKQCEDEGVPLIIPPFEYCTDNAAMIGAAAYLKWKHGQFTELDFTAHPQFSLEQWSV